A single window of Vanessa tameamea isolate UH-Manoa-2023 chromosome 5, ilVanTame1 primary haplotype, whole genome shotgun sequence DNA harbors:
- the LOC135194814 gene encoding anoctamin-5-like — MDIENPAFTGFFNEGQKRIDLVIVINEVDASEKLHEIRMTFLMNILKLGLELEVEIGKLTEHKNLLFVKVHAPDSIIKEFGLLFNERRFFKDNHIDFVHPYFNFIGMNHERDLIKTIRNQYPGPGTYSTLERSMIVYKILLQLPFGQHENHYGIDKLINSNIVLDAFALHDGPYFITPKQKASEYINARQVLFYNWVGFINIWKMQPIHMIKEYFGERVAFYFSYYEFFNIMLTIITVVGAWMAFDQYFATVKPDPFT, encoded by the exons ATGGACATCGAG aaTCCAGCTTTTACAGGCTTTTTTAATGAAGGTCAGAAACGAATAGATCTCGTCATAGTAATAAATGAGGTAGATGCCAGTGAAAAATTGCATGAGATTCGTATGACATTTTTAATGAACATTCTAAAATTGGGCTTAGAACTTGAAGTAGAAATAGGAAAG TTGACGGAACATAAGAATTTGCTATTCGTTAAAGTGCACGCTCCGGACTCAATAATTAAAGAATTCGGCCTACTCTTTAATGAGCGCAGATTCTTTAAAGATAATCATATTGACTTCGTTCACccatatttcaatttcattggAATGAACCATGAGCGAGACCTAATTAAAACAATACG AAATCAATACCCTGGACCTGGTACCTACTCAACTTTGGAGAGGAGCatgattgtatataaaattcttcTTCAGCTACCTTTTGGTCAACATGAAAATCATTACGGAATAGAtaa attaattaattcaaatattgtattagaTGCATTTGCTTTACATGATGGGCCATACTTTATTACACCGAAACAGAAAGCGTCTGAATATATTAACGCAAGACAA GTGCTTTTTTATAATTGGGTTGGCTTTATCAATATATGGAAGATGCAACCGATTCATATGATAAAAGAGTATTTTGGTGAAAGG GTTGCTTTCTACTTTAGTTACTACGAGTTTTTCAACATCATGCTAACAATTATAACGGTGGTCGGTGCATGGATGGCATTCGATCAGTATTTTGCAACAGTTAAACCCGATCCCTTTACGTAa
- the LOC135194815 gene encoding anoctamin-5-like translates to MFRDNKRRIDLVLVVEDKPLAEATDTLKTDFLTNIVKTGLQVEVEPGVMSAHKNLLFMKIHAPDHVIKDYGEIFGVKRHFVENHLDSLNPILTCMKNTETDWIKLIRNNYSKSNGYSYFERSLIVYKILLHLPFGDQANHYGINRLLERNILLDAYALHDGPYHFMPDQSVVGSNARQILYYEWSGFQNIFKSQPLHLIHEYFGPKCEEWHRCPHRRLTQYCNSMDINILLDHPYLGYFSLFTVLWAFTFITLWKRKEYFLKWIWELNGVDLYYKNANRSAHSALPLCLCDGTALRHDRKEDRTNGFMFLDMTTRSAT, encoded by the exons ATGTTCAGAGATAATAAACGGCGTATAGATCTGGTCTTGGTTGTTGAAGATAAGCCATTGGCAGAAGCTACAGACACCTTAAAGACCGATTTTCTAACAAATATTGTTAAGACAGGCTTACAAGTCGAAGTAGAACCCGGTGTG atgtCAGcccataaaaacttattatttatgaaaattcacGCACCAGATCACGTAATAAAAGATTACGGAGAAATATTTGGTGTTAAGAGACATTTCGTTGAGAATCATCTAGATTCATTGAACCCCATATTGACGTGTATGAAAAATACAGAAACGGACTGGATAAAATTAATACG AAATAATTACTCAAAAAGTAACGGGTACTCCTATTTTGAAAGAAGTCTTATAGTTTACAAGATTCTGTTACACCTACCTTTTGGTGACCAAGCCAATCATTATGGTATCAATCG CTTATTAGAAAGGAACATATTATTGGACGCTTATGCACTTCATGATGGTCCGTACCATTTTATGCCTGACCAATCTGTTGTTGGATCAAATGCGCGACAG ATACTGTATTACGAATGGTCaggatttcaaaatatatttaaaagtcaacCATTGCACTTGATTCATGAGTATTTCGGACCGAAA TGCGAAGAATGGCATAGATGTCCGCATAGAAGATTAACTCAATACTGCAATTCTATGGACATTAACATTCTTTTAGATCATCCCTACCTTGGCTACTTTTCCCTTTTCACTGTTTTGTGGG catttACTTTTATAACCCTTTGGAAAcgtaaagaatactttttaaagtGGATATGGGAACTCAATGGAGtagatttatattacaaaaacgcAAACCG AAGTGCGCACTCTGCTCTTCCACTCTGTTTAT